From Microbacterium croceum, a single genomic window includes:
- a CDS encoding YcnI family copper-binding membrane protein yields MSRSTMSPTPARSHRAARLAAAIAGGALLAVAVPAMASAHVTVSPDELIAGDHGVLTFSFSHGCENSPTTSLRITMPEGLASVSPTLDGDWTIDVERGDDGLVSAVTYTALSPVPTDLRGAVSMGVGLDEESPASLAFPVEQRCVDGATEWTQIAENGEDPHSLDAPAPVVTVDAATGSGHGDHPDAADGESPAAPAAESAGGTILGAGGLVAGLAALVVSVLAYRRKP; encoded by the coding sequence ATGTCCCGTTCCACCATGTCCCCCACCCCCGCGCGCTCGCACCGAGCCGCCCGTCTCGCGGCCGCCATCGCCGGAGGAGCTCTGCTGGCCGTCGCCGTGCCTGCGATGGCCAGCGCCCACGTCACCGTCAGTCCCGACGAACTCATCGCGGGAGATCACGGTGTGCTGACGTTCTCGTTCTCGCACGGCTGCGAGAACTCCCCCACGACCTCGCTGCGCATCACGATGCCCGAGGGGCTCGCCTCCGTGTCGCCGACGCTGGACGGAGACTGGACGATCGACGTGGAGCGTGGCGACGACGGCCTGGTCTCGGCGGTCACCTACACCGCCCTCTCGCCGGTTCCGACCGATCTCCGCGGTGCGGTCAGCATGGGCGTCGGCCTGGACGAGGAGTCCCCGGCATCGCTGGCGTTCCCCGTCGAGCAGCGGTGCGTCGACGGCGCGACCGAATGGACCCAGATCGCCGAGAACGGCGAAGACCCGCACAGCCTGGACGCGCCCGCTCCGGTGGTGACGGTGGACGCCGCGACCGGAAGCGGCCACGGCGATCACCCGGACGCTGCGGACGGCGAGTCTCCCGCCGCTCCCGCTGCGGAGAGCGCCGGGGGCACGATCCTGGGCGCCGGTGGCCTCGTGGCAGGCCTCGCTGCTCTGGTCGTGTCCGTCCTCGCCTACCGACGCAAGCCCTGA
- a CDS encoding M50 family metallopeptidase produces MEILLYVGGILFMLIGLGLSIGLHEVGHLVPAKLFGVRVGQYMIGFGPRLWSKRIGETEYGFKMLPVGGFISMSGMYPASRTTGPAKGVFRALIQDARSANDETIAEGAEDRVFYRLPVWKRVVVMLGGPLMNLILAVVIFTVMLSGIGLQQGTTTIASVSECVVPSGSTQTECGADDPATPAAQAGIMPGDVLVSIDGTPVSTFAEATAIVQAAPGKTLDLVVERDGAPQTLSITPVVAERTLTDASGQPLLDEQGQPVVKEVGYVGMAAQMGFVPQPLTAGVEMTGDTVARVGSLIVTLPVRLWDVGVALVTGGERDPNGPLSVVGVGRLAGEVAATEAPVLNRLFGLLGLLGSLNIALFVFNLIPLLPLDGGHIVVALWEGIKRAWATLFRRPPPAPVDATRLVPLTVIVATLLIAMGALLIIADLLRPIDILG; encoded by the coding sequence GTGGAAATCCTGCTCTATGTGGGTGGCATCCTGTTCATGCTGATCGGCCTCGGCCTTTCGATCGGCCTGCACGAGGTCGGCCATCTCGTCCCCGCGAAGCTCTTCGGCGTGCGCGTCGGCCAGTACATGATCGGCTTCGGTCCGCGTCTGTGGTCGAAGCGCATCGGGGAGACCGAGTACGGGTTCAAGATGCTCCCTGTGGGCGGTTTCATCTCGATGTCGGGCATGTACCCGGCTTCCCGCACGACCGGGCCCGCCAAGGGGGTCTTCCGCGCGCTCATCCAGGACGCCCGTTCCGCGAACGACGAGACGATCGCGGAGGGTGCGGAGGATCGCGTCTTCTACCGGCTGCCGGTCTGGAAGCGCGTGGTCGTGATGCTCGGCGGACCGTTGATGAACCTGATCCTCGCGGTCGTCATCTTCACCGTGATGCTCTCCGGTATCGGACTCCAGCAGGGGACGACCACCATCGCCTCCGTGAGCGAATGCGTCGTGCCGTCCGGCTCCACACAGACCGAGTGCGGGGCGGATGACCCCGCCACCCCTGCGGCCCAAGCCGGAATCATGCCGGGCGACGTCCTGGTGTCGATCGACGGCACGCCGGTGTCGACCTTCGCCGAGGCGACTGCGATCGTGCAGGCGGCGCCGGGGAAGACACTCGACCTCGTCGTCGAGCGCGATGGTGCACCGCAGACTCTGAGCATCACCCCCGTCGTCGCGGAGCGCACCCTCACCGACGCGAGTGGCCAGCCGCTGCTCGACGAGCAGGGCCAACCCGTCGTGAAGGAGGTGGGCTACGTCGGCATGGCGGCCCAGATGGGCTTTGTGCCGCAGCCGTTGACCGCAGGCGTGGAGATGACCGGCGATACCGTCGCCCGCGTCGGGTCGCTGATCGTCACGCTCCCCGTCCGTCTCTGGGACGTCGGGGTGGCGCTCGTCACCGGAGGGGAGCGCGACCCCAACGGACCGTTGAGTGTCGTCGGTGTCGGCAGGCTCGCCGGCGAAGTGGCGGCGACCGAAGCTCCGGTGCTGAACCGGCTCTTCGGGCTGCTCGGTCTGCTCGGATCGCTGAACATCGCACTGTTCGTGTTCAACCTGATCCCGCTGCTCCCGCTGGATGGCGGTCACATCGTCGTCGCGCTCTGGGAGGGGATCAAACGGGCCTGGGCCACGCTCTTCCGTCGTCCTCCGCCCGCTCCCGTCGACGCCACCCGGCTGGTGCCGCTCACGGTGATCGTCGCGACCCTGCTCATCGCGATGGGAGCGCTGCTGATCATCGCCGACCTGTTGCGCCCGATCGACATCCTGGGCTGA
- a CDS encoding chorismate-binding protein: protein MTLSRLAELSADPSSSFVLIARDGAESVELLTGEVVDVDLLADIPLTIDGSPREVFALVPYRQVRERGFVAQDDGAPLRCIVVDEHLTLPTSMVEDALPSTPVPLQDAGFDIADEEYAAIVERVIADEIGRGEGANFVIRRDFTARIDVEDRTAALTWFRALLTHERGAYWTFAVFTPGHIAVGASPEAHVVARGGVVTMNPISGTFRHPAGGSTRETLVEFLSSTKETEELFMVVDEELKMMSAVCSDGGRITGPHLKEMSRLTHTEYMLRGRSRLDPRDILRETMFAPTVTGSPMQNACAVIRRHEREPRGYYSGVAALFTPNADGGHDLDAPILIRTVYVQDGALRVPVGATLVRHSDPHGEVSETHGKAAGVLGAIGAIDRDRAAEARSDADAPAAEVALAEDPTIATLLSSRNSRLADFWLNPQGDDVTGPFRGQTAVVVDAEDRFTTMLAHQLRHLGLDVTIAGWNEVTDAELDAADLVVAGPGPGDPRDIDNPRIARMRAVVARRADARQPLLAVCLSHQILSDRFGIGLAPLDSPHQGLQKSVPVFGEDASIGFYNTFTARVTPGTTSVDGAEVSADAVSGDVYALRGEHFASVQGHLESILSRDGIRTLERLVAHALA from the coding sequence ATGACCCTCTCACGACTCGCCGAGCTCAGCGCTGACCCGAGCTCTTCCTTCGTGCTGATCGCACGCGACGGCGCGGAATCCGTCGAGCTCCTCACGGGAGAGGTCGTGGACGTCGATCTCCTCGCCGACATCCCGTTGACGATCGACGGCTCACCCCGCGAGGTCTTCGCGCTGGTGCCGTACCGCCAGGTCCGTGAGCGCGGCTTCGTCGCCCAGGACGATGGCGCCCCCCTGCGCTGCATCGTGGTCGACGAGCATCTGACACTACCGACGTCCATGGTGGAGGACGCGCTGCCCTCCACTCCGGTGCCACTGCAGGATGCCGGCTTCGACATTGCCGACGAGGAGTACGCCGCGATCGTCGAGCGGGTCATCGCCGACGAGATCGGCCGTGGCGAGGGTGCAAACTTCGTGATCCGCCGCGATTTCACCGCACGGATCGACGTCGAGGATCGCACCGCGGCGCTGACCTGGTTCCGCGCCCTGCTCACCCACGAGCGCGGTGCGTACTGGACCTTCGCCGTCTTCACCCCCGGCCACATCGCGGTCGGAGCGAGCCCCGAGGCGCACGTCGTCGCGCGCGGAGGCGTCGTCACGATGAACCCGATCTCCGGCACCTTCCGCCACCCGGCCGGCGGCTCGACGCGTGAAACGCTGGTCGAGTTCCTCTCCTCCACCAAAGAGACCGAGGAGCTGTTCATGGTGGTCGACGAAGAGCTCAAGATGATGAGTGCGGTCTGCTCCGACGGAGGCCGGATCACAGGCCCGCACCTCAAGGAGATGTCGCGACTCACCCACACCGAGTACATGCTGCGCGGCCGCAGCAGGCTCGATCCGCGCGACATCCTGCGCGAGACGATGTTCGCCCCCACCGTCACGGGCTCCCCCATGCAGAACGCCTGTGCCGTCATCCGTCGGCACGAGCGCGAGCCGCGCGGGTACTACTCCGGCGTGGCCGCTCTCTTCACCCCGAACGCCGACGGCGGGCACGACCTCGACGCTCCGATCCTCATCCGCACCGTCTACGTGCAGGACGGCGCGTTGCGCGTGCCGGTCGGGGCGACGCTCGTGCGCCACTCCGACCCGCACGGCGAGGTGAGCGAGACGCACGGCAAGGCTGCCGGCGTGCTCGGCGCCATCGGTGCCATCGACCGCGACCGCGCAGCCGAGGCACGCAGCGACGCGGACGCCCCCGCCGCCGAGGTCGCCCTGGCTGAGGACCCGACCATCGCCACGCTGCTGTCGTCGCGCAACTCGCGCCTGGCGGACTTCTGGTTGAATCCGCAAGGCGACGACGTGACCGGCCCCTTCCGCGGGCAGACCGCCGTCGTCGTGGATGCCGAGGACCGCTTCACGACGATGCTCGCGCACCAGCTGCGGCATCTGGGACTCGATGTCACGATCGCCGGATGGAACGAGGTGACGGATGCGGAGCTCGACGCGGCCGACCTCGTCGTCGCCGGCCCCGGCCCCGGTGACCCGCGCGATATCGACAACCCCCGCATCGCACGCATGCGTGCCGTCGTCGCCCGTCGAGCCGATGCCCGGCAGCCGTTGCTCGCCGTCTGTCTGAGCCACCAGATCCTGAGCGACCGGTTCGGCATCGGGCTCGCTCCGCTGGACTCTCCGCACCAGGGACTGCAGAAGTCGGTCCCTGTGTTCGGTGAGGACGCGTCGATCGGCTTCTACAACACGTTCACGGCCCGCGTGACGCCGGGGACGACCTCGGTGGACGGCGCCGAGGTCTCCGCCGACGCCGTATCCGGAGACGTCTACGCCCTCCGCGGCGAGCACTTCGCATCCGTGCAGGGTCACCTGGAGTCGATCCTGTCACGCGACGGCATCCGCACCCTGGAGCGTCTGGTCGCGCACGCGCTCGCCTGA
- the ispG gene encoding flavodoxin-dependent (E)-4-hydroxy-3-methylbut-2-enyl-diphosphate synthase produces MPAVNLGMPKIPEVLAPRRKSRQIKVGKVLVGGNAPVSVQSMTTTKTTDINGTLQQIAELTASGCEIVRVAVPHQDDADALKIIAKKSQIPVIADIHFQPRYIYTAIDAGCGAVRVNPGNIREFDGNVGKIAAAAKAAGVSLRIGVNAGSLDRRILEKHGKATAEALVESAVWEASLFEEHDFHDFKISVKHNDPIVMVKAYRQLAERGDWPLHLGVTEAGPAFQGTIKSATAFGILLGEGIGDTIRVSLSAPPAEEVKVGHQILQSLNLRERKLEIVSCPSCGRAQVDVYTLAEDVTEGLKDMTVPLRVAVMGCVVNGPGEAREADLGVASGNGKGQIFVKGEVIKTVPEAEIVATLIEEANRIAAEMGPDASVGTAQVITV; encoded by the coding sequence GTGCCAGCAGTGAATCTTGGGATGCCGAAGATCCCCGAAGTCCTCGCCCCTCGCCGTAAGTCCCGCCAGATCAAGGTGGGCAAGGTGCTCGTGGGCGGCAACGCCCCCGTCAGCGTGCAGTCCATGACGACCACGAAGACGACGGACATCAACGGCACTCTGCAGCAGATCGCCGAGCTCACGGCTTCGGGCTGCGAGATCGTCCGTGTGGCCGTGCCGCACCAGGACGACGCGGACGCGCTCAAGATCATCGCGAAGAAGAGCCAGATCCCCGTGATCGCCGACATCCACTTCCAGCCCCGGTACATCTACACCGCGATCGATGCCGGCTGCGGTGCCGTCCGCGTGAACCCGGGCAATATCCGCGAGTTCGACGGCAACGTCGGCAAGATCGCCGCGGCGGCCAAAGCGGCGGGCGTCTCGCTGCGCATCGGCGTGAACGCGGGTTCCCTCGACCGGCGCATCCTCGAGAAGCACGGCAAGGCCACCGCCGAGGCACTCGTGGAGAGCGCGGTCTGGGAGGCGTCGCTGTTCGAGGAGCACGACTTCCACGACTTCAAGATCTCGGTCAAGCACAACGACCCGATCGTCATGGTCAAGGCCTACCGCCAGCTCGCCGAGCGGGGCGACTGGCCGCTGCACCTCGGCGTCACCGAGGCCGGCCCCGCCTTCCAGGGAACGATCAAGAGCGCCACGGCGTTCGGCATCCTGCTCGGCGAGGGTATCGGCGACACGATCCGCGTGTCCCTCTCCGCACCTCCCGCCGAAGAGGTGAAGGTCGGTCACCAGATCCTGCAGTCGCTCAACCTGCGTGAGCGCAAGCTCGAGATCGTGTCGTGCCCCTCGTGCGGTCGTGCGCAGGTCGACGTCTACACGCTGGCCGAAGACGTGACCGAGGGGCTCAAGGACATGACCGTCCCGCTGCGCGTCGCCGTGATGGGCTGCGTCGTGAACGGGCCGGGAGAGGCGCGCGAGGCCGACCTCGGCGTCGCTTCCGGCAACGGCAAGGGACAGATCTTCGTCAAGGGCGAGGTCATCAAGACCGTTCCCGAGGCCGAGATCGTCGCCACCCTGATCGAAGAGGCGAATCGCATCGCTGCGGAGATGGGCCCCGACGCATCGGTCGGCACCGCGCAGGTCATCACGGTCTGA
- a CDS encoding GntR family transcriptional regulator has protein sequence MIIALTPTGGTPAEQVHSQLRGLITTGRLAADERLPSVRQLASDLGIAPGTVAKAYRQLEDDGLVVSRTGAGTRVSRAATAVSQEVADAARALAEAARRSGLTAADAERVLRAMW, from the coding sequence ATGATCATCGCGCTCACGCCGACCGGCGGCACACCGGCGGAGCAGGTGCACAGCCAGCTCCGGGGTCTCATCACGACAGGTCGACTCGCCGCTGATGAACGACTGCCCTCCGTGCGTCAGCTCGCCTCCGATCTGGGGATCGCCCCGGGAACGGTCGCGAAGGCCTACCGCCAGCTCGAAGACGACGGACTCGTCGTCTCGCGCACCGGTGCAGGCACGCGCGTGAGCCGCGCGGCCACCGCGGTCTCCCAGGAGGTCGCAGACGCGGCCCGCGCACTTGCCGAGGCCGCCCGACGCAGCGGTCTGACCGCGGCAGATGCGGAACGAGTGCTGCGCGCGATGTGGTGA
- a CDS encoding RNB domain-containing ribonuclease, which translates to MPQRRSHVAPSAAQTELAVALTALRESLDAPVEFPAEVIAEAEEAHAAAPERDLRDIAFATLDPQGSRDLDQAFQLERRAGGYTVRYAIADVPGFIEPGGAVDAEARRRGQTLYAADGSIPLHPRMLSEDRASLLAGVDRPALVWTFALDDAGTVSDFRVERALIRSRAQLDYVSTQAALDRGEDGLWALLPEVGALRIEQERLRGGASLNLPDEEVVRAEDGTYAIERRRPLPVEEWNAQLSLMTGMAAASLMLDARTGILRTMPQPDEKSFDAFRLQTEALGRPWISGEYGEYLRGLDREDPLTLPVLEAASMLFRGAGYVAFDGETPDSTMQAAIGAPYAHATAPLRRLVDRWTLAICLAVSRGEEVPAWARDSLATLPALMQESGQRASRLNSATVNAVEAALLTPFVGSMIDATVIESRGERATIQIAAPAVTASAPLPTGAKPGDVVRLKVVRADIGRGEVDFEI; encoded by the coding sequence ATGCCCCAGCGCCGCTCGCATGTCGCGCCGTCAGCTGCGCAGACCGAACTCGCCGTCGCCCTGACCGCCCTGCGCGAGTCCCTCGATGCCCCGGTGGAGTTCCCCGCGGAGGTCATCGCGGAAGCGGAGGAGGCACACGCCGCCGCACCCGAGCGCGACCTGCGCGACATCGCCTTCGCCACGCTCGACCCGCAGGGCTCGCGGGATCTCGACCAGGCGTTCCAGTTGGAGCGGCGAGCGGGCGGGTACACGGTGCGCTACGCGATCGCCGATGTCCCCGGCTTCATCGAGCCGGGAGGAGCGGTGGATGCGGAGGCACGGCGTCGAGGTCAGACGCTGTACGCGGCGGACGGATCGATCCCCCTGCATCCGCGCATGCTCAGCGAGGATCGCGCGTCCCTCCTGGCGGGCGTGGATCGCCCCGCGCTGGTCTGGACGTTCGCGCTGGACGACGCCGGCACGGTGTCGGATTTCCGTGTCGAACGGGCGCTGATCCGCTCCCGCGCGCAGCTCGACTACGTCTCGACCCAGGCGGCGCTGGATCGCGGCGAGGACGGTCTCTGGGCGCTGCTGCCCGAGGTAGGGGCGCTGCGCATCGAGCAGGAGCGGCTGCGCGGAGGAGCGAGCCTGAACCTCCCGGATGAGGAGGTCGTGCGCGCAGAGGACGGCACGTACGCCATCGAGCGGCGCCGCCCCCTTCCCGTCGAGGAGTGGAACGCGCAGTTGTCACTGATGACCGGCATGGCCGCCGCGTCGTTGATGCTGGATGCCCGTACCGGCATCCTGCGCACGATGCCGCAGCCGGATGAGAAGTCCTTCGACGCGTTCCGCCTGCAGACCGAGGCACTCGGGCGTCCGTGGATCTCGGGCGAGTACGGCGAATATCTGCGCGGGCTGGACAGGGAAGACCCACTCACCCTCCCGGTGCTCGAAGCGGCATCGATGCTGTTCCGCGGCGCGGGCTACGTCGCGTTCGACGGGGAGACCCCAGATAGCACGATGCAGGCGGCGATCGGCGCACCCTACGCGCATGCGACCGCGCCGCTGCGACGACTGGTCGACCGCTGGACACTCGCCATCTGCCTCGCGGTGTCGCGGGGAGAAGAGGTGCCCGCTTGGGCGCGGGACTCGCTCGCGACGCTGCCCGCCCTGATGCAGGAGTCCGGCCAGCGCGCCTCCCGCCTGAACTCGGCGACCGTCAATGCAGTCGAAGCCGCCCTGCTCACCCCGTTCGTCGGATCGATGATCGACGCGACCGTGATCGAGTCTCGTGGCGAGCGGGCGACGATCCAGATCGCGGCTCCCGCCGTGACGGCCTCCGCTCCCCTTCCCACCGGGGCGAAACCCGGAGACGTGGTCCGACTCAAGGTCGTCCGCGCCGACATCGGGCGCGGTGAGGTCGATTTCGAGATCTGA
- a CDS encoding isocitrate lyase/PEP mutase family protein, which translates to MTTAAAKAQTLVGLYDAPEILRVVNVWDVVSARAVAALPETHAIATAGHGIAASFGYEDGATPRDLMIDMVGRIAASVRIPVSADLDDGYGDAGETTRLAIGVGVVGANIEDRLKPFDESVAAVEAIVKAAEAEGVPFALNARTDAFVRAGGRPVQESIADAIQRGRAYIDAGATAVFVPGLLDANVTRQLVEGIGERKVSVIGVPGALAASEYEKIGVARISYGPLPQRVALTALQELAASLYKGGVVPSGLPALN; encoded by the coding sequence ATGACCACTGCAGCTGCCAAGGCCCAGACCCTCGTCGGACTCTATGACGCTCCGGAGATCCTCCGTGTCGTGAACGTGTGGGACGTCGTATCCGCCCGCGCCGTCGCGGCCCTCCCCGAGACCCATGCGATCGCCACGGCTGGGCACGGCATCGCCGCCTCGTTCGGCTACGAGGACGGCGCCACGCCCCGCGACCTCATGATCGACATGGTCGGTCGCATTGCCGCCTCGGTGCGCATTCCCGTCAGTGCCGATCTCGATGACGGCTATGGAGACGCGGGGGAGACGACGCGTCTCGCGATCGGCGTCGGCGTCGTCGGCGCGAACATCGAAGACCGGCTCAAGCCGTTCGACGAGTCCGTCGCGGCCGTCGAGGCGATCGTGAAGGCCGCAGAGGCCGAGGGCGTGCCGTTCGCCCTCAACGCCCGCACCGACGCGTTCGTGCGCGCCGGCGGACGCCCGGTGCAGGAGAGCATCGCCGACGCGATCCAGCGTGGACGCGCGTACATCGACGCCGGCGCGACCGCGGTCTTCGTTCCCGGCCTCCTCGATGCGAACGTGACCCGCCAGCTCGTCGAGGGGATCGGGGAGCGAAAGGTCAGCGTGATCGGCGTTCCCGGTGCCCTGGCAGCCTCCGAGTACGAGAAGATCGGTGTCGCCCGAATCTCCTACGGCCCGCTCCCGCAGCGCGTGGCGCTGACGGCGCTCCAGGAACTCGCCGCGAGTCTGTACAAGGGCGGCGTCGTCCCCTCCGGACTCCCCGCGCTCAACTGA
- a CDS encoding proline--tRNA ligase encodes MVTRLSNFFLRTLREDPAEAEVVGHKLLIRAGYIRRQAAGIFAWLPLGLRVRSKIETVVREEMAAAGAQEVHFPALMPREAYEATGRWDEYGDLLFRLQDRKGGDYLLAPTHEEAFTLLVKDLYSSYKDLPLTIYQIQDKYRDEARPRAGLLRGREFTMKDAYSFDSSDEGLEASYQAQRDAYERIFQRLGLEYVIVQADAGAMGGSRSEEFLHPTPVGEDTFVRSAGGYAANVEAFTTAVPEPIAFDADAAPVIFDSPNTPTIETLVTHVNAHLDGEYTAADTLKNVVLALTHLDGSRELVVVGMPGDREVDEKRAEVAFAPAAVETATADDFEKNPLLVKGYIGPWSPTGAVLGEESATGIRYLVDPRVSQGSSWITGANMDEKHAHSVVAGRDFFADGIVEIANVRAGDPAPDGSGPVELARGMEIGHVFQLGRKYAEALGLKVLNENGKLVTVTMGSYGIGVTRILAIIAELNNDDKGLIWPASVAPFDVQVVAAGRDQVAFDVAQDLAEQLESAGLDVLYDDRPKVSPGVKFGDAELVGVPKIVIVGRGAVDGQVELWDRASGDRDAVSVTEAIQRLSRR; translated from the coding sequence GTGGTCACTCGTCTCTCGAACTTCTTCCTCCGTACGCTCCGTGAGGACCCCGCTGAAGCGGAGGTCGTCGGGCACAAGCTCCTGATCCGTGCCGGATACATCCGCCGTCAGGCCGCCGGTATCTTCGCCTGGCTGCCGCTGGGACTTCGGGTCAGGTCCAAGATCGAGACCGTCGTGCGCGAGGAGATGGCCGCCGCTGGTGCCCAGGAGGTCCACTTCCCGGCTCTGATGCCGCGCGAGGCCTATGAGGCGACCGGTCGGTGGGACGAGTACGGCGACCTGCTTTTCCGTCTGCAGGACCGCAAGGGCGGCGACTACCTGCTGGCCCCGACCCACGAAGAGGCCTTCACGCTGCTCGTGAAGGATCTGTACTCCTCGTACAAGGATCTTCCCCTGACGATCTATCAGATCCAGGACAAGTACCGTGACGAGGCGCGTCCGCGCGCCGGGCTGCTCCGCGGACGAGAGTTCACGATGAAGGACGCCTACTCCTTCGACTCCTCCGACGAGGGCCTCGAGGCCAGCTATCAGGCACAGCGTGACGCGTACGAGCGCATCTTCCAGCGCCTGGGCCTCGAGTACGTGATCGTGCAGGCAGATGCCGGAGCCATGGGCGGCTCGCGCAGCGAGGAGTTCCTGCACCCGACCCCGGTCGGTGAGGACACCTTCGTGCGCAGTGCCGGCGGCTACGCGGCGAACGTCGAGGCGTTCACGACCGCCGTGCCCGAACCGATCGCATTCGACGCCGACGCCGCGCCCGTGATCTTCGACTCTCCGAACACCCCGACGATCGAGACGCTCGTCACTCACGTCAATGCGCACCTCGACGGGGAGTACACGGCGGCCGACACGCTGAAGAACGTCGTGCTCGCGCTCACGCACCTCGATGGGTCGCGGGAGCTGGTCGTCGTGGGCATGCCCGGCGACCGCGAGGTCGACGAGAAGCGTGCAGAGGTCGCGTTCGCGCCGGCCGCGGTCGAGACGGCTACGGCCGATGACTTCGAGAAGAACCCGCTGCTCGTGAAAGGCTACATCGGCCCCTGGTCGCCCACCGGTGCCGTGCTGGGCGAGGAGTCGGCGACCGGCATCCGCTACCTGGTCGACCCGCGCGTCAGCCAAGGCTCGAGCTGGATCACGGGCGCGAACATGGATGAGAAGCACGCGCACTCCGTGGTGGCAGGCCGGGACTTCTTCGCCGACGGCATCGTCGAGATCGCGAACGTCCGTGCCGGCGATCCTGCGCCCGACGGCTCCGGCCCGGTCGAACTCGCCCGCGGTATGGAGATCGGACACGTCTTCCAGCTCGGTCGCAAGTACGCCGAGGCCCTGGGCCTCAAGGTGCTGAACGAGAACGGCAAGCTGGTCACGGTCACCATGGGCTCCTACGGCATCGGGGTGACCCGGATCTTGGCGATCATCGCCGAGCTGAACAACGACGACAAGGGTCTGATCTGGCCGGCGTCGGTCGCGCCGTTCGACGTGCAGGTGGTGGCCGCCGGCCGTGACCAGGTTGCTTTCGACGTGGCCCAGGACCTGGCCGAGCAGCTCGAGTCCGCCGGCCTCGACGTGCTCTACGACGACCGCCCCAAGGTCTCGCCGGGGGTGAAGTTCGGCGACGCCGAGCTGGTCGGCGTGCCGAAGATCGTGATCGTGGGTCGCGGTGCTGTCGATGGCCAGGTCGAGCTGTGGGATCGTGCATCCGGGGACCGCGACGCGGTGTCCGTGACGGAGGCCATCCAGCGGCTCTCTCGCCGCTGA
- a CDS encoding TIGR00730 family Rossman fold protein, whose amino-acid sequence MTDEPLPEALSAEINAVLDDAGVHSDRRLVMRMLRTAILLGEDGADRLDLKIASAALAEMRDAFRLFAPFRGASKVTVFGSARTRQDDPLYLQARDVAAVLAQDGWMVVTGAGPGIMQAAAEGAGPERSLGVSIRLPFEEKANGLVAGQDHVVAMKYFFTRKLMLIKESRGFICLPGGFGTLDEMFELLTLQQTGKAEPMPIVLLDEPGGTFWHGLRRFIDQELAPAGVISEGDFDRVVITDSVEAARDEITGFWRNYDSLRWIGDELVLRLRIAPTDAEIADLNERFASMIASGSITRAEPRQPEIADGDLLELPRLALHLEQRQVGNLFRLIGAINQLPSAAPAR is encoded by the coding sequence ATGACCGACGAACCGCTTCCCGAAGCTCTCAGCGCCGAGATCAACGCCGTCCTCGACGATGCGGGAGTTCACTCCGACCGGCGGCTCGTGATGCGGATGCTGCGCACGGCCATCCTCCTGGGGGAGGACGGCGCTGATCGACTGGATCTGAAGATCGCTTCCGCGGCCCTGGCCGAGATGCGTGATGCGTTCCGCCTGTTCGCACCGTTCCGCGGTGCGTCCAAGGTGACCGTCTTCGGCTCGGCGCGCACACGCCAGGATGATCCGCTGTACCTGCAGGCGCGTGATGTCGCGGCGGTGCTGGCGCAGGACGGCTGGATGGTCGTCACGGGCGCGGGGCCGGGCATCATGCAAGCGGCTGCCGAAGGCGCCGGACCGGAGCGCTCACTCGGCGTCTCCATCCGCCTCCCGTTCGAGGAGAAGGCGAATGGTCTCGTCGCCGGCCAAGATCACGTCGTGGCGATGAAGTACTTCTTCACCCGCAAGCTGATGCTCATCAAGGAGTCACGCGGCTTCATCTGCCTGCCTGGCGGCTTCGGAACGCTCGACGAGATGTTCGAGCTGTTGACCCTGCAGCAGACGGGGAAGGCCGAACCGATGCCGATCGTGCTGCTCGATGAACCCGGTGGCACCTTCTGGCACGGGCTGCGTCGTTTCATCGATCAGGAGCTCGCCCCGGCCGGCGTCATCTCCGAGGGGGACTTCGATCGCGTCGTGATCACGGATTCCGTCGAGGCTGCCCGTGACGAGATCACCGGCTTCTGGCGGAACTACGACTCCCTGCGGTGGATCGGCGACGAGTTAGTGCTGCGACTGCGCATCGCGCCGACCGACGCCGAGATCGCCGACCTCAACGAGCGGTTCGCTTCGATGATCGCATCCGGGAGCATCACGCGCGCCGAGCCTCGACAGCCCGAGATCGCGGATGGCGACCTGCTCGAGCTGCCGCGCCTGGCCCTGCACCTGGAACAGCGTCAGGTCGGCAACCTGTTCCGGCTGATCGGTGCGATCAACCAGCTGCCGTCTGCTGCTCCCGCTCGGTGA